One genomic segment of Amycolatopsis sp. WQ 127309 includes these proteins:
- a CDS encoding uL11 family ribosomal protein — MAPKKLTHQVALELAAGNAPVVDLGKMLGQTGVNLVEKALGDKGSSRPGHEVAGKITTAQLREIAERKLPDLNTSDVEMAMRTIAGTARSMGVAVVD, encoded by the coding sequence GTGGCTCCGAAGAAACTCACCCACCAGGTCGCCCTCGAACTCGCCGCGGGCAACGCCCCGGTCGTCGACCTCGGCAAGATGCTGGGGCAGACCGGGGTCAACCTGGTCGAGAAGGCGTTGGGGGACAAGGGATCCTCGCGGCCGGGGCACGAGGTGGCGGGCAAGATCACGACGGCGCAGCTGCGCGAGATCGCCGAGCGCAAGCTGCCGGACCTGAACACGTCCGACGTCGAGATGGCGATGCGCACGATCGCCGGCACGGCCCGGTCCATGGGTGTCGCGGTCGTCGACTGA
- a CDS encoding gamma carbonic anhydrase family protein, whose product MPLFSFEGLSPQVHPDAWIAPTATLIGDVVVEKDASIWYGVVVRADFGRIVIREGANIQDNSVIHVNDGVCEVGKNVTVGHQCLVHDCTIGEQALIGNGSTVLDKAKIGARALVAAGATVTPATEVPEEVIAMGSPAKKFVPLTDSARMWVDHNAAIYQELARRHRAGTKPIDRG is encoded by the coding sequence ATGCCTCTGTTCTCGTTCGAAGGGCTCAGCCCGCAGGTCCACCCGGACGCCTGGATCGCGCCCACCGCCACCCTCATCGGCGACGTCGTCGTCGAGAAGGACGCCTCGATCTGGTACGGCGTGGTGGTCCGGGCCGACTTCGGCCGGATCGTCATCCGGGAGGGTGCCAACATCCAGGACAACTCGGTGATCCACGTCAACGACGGCGTCTGCGAGGTCGGCAAGAACGTCACCGTCGGCCACCAGTGCCTGGTGCACGACTGCACCATCGGGGAGCAGGCGCTGATCGGCAACGGCTCGACGGTGCTCGACAAGGCGAAGATCGGCGCGCGGGCGCTGGTCGCGGCGGGCGCGACGGTCACCCCGGCGACCGAGGTCCCCGAGGAGGTCATCGCGATGGGCAGCCCGGCGAAGAAGTTCGTCCCGCTGACCGATTCGGCGCGGATGTGGGTCGACCACAACGCCGCGATCTACCAGGAGCTGGCCCGCCGCCACCGCGCCGGCACGAAGCCGATCGATCGAGGTTGA
- a CDS encoding ABC transporter permease → MSTPIDVLLAEGRTRHHAGALTASVTFGRRGLLKIKHDPKQLVDSAAVPILFTVLFTYLFGGALSGSTGDYLEVLLPGVLSMSVAIVTMYGGARLARDVRSGAFDRFRGLPIWRGAFVLGGLLSDAARYVFAAAIVVVLGLVMGYRPDGGALGVLGAVALVVAFGLALSLVWAAVALVVRDPAVVISIANAVLIPLSFASNIFVEPTTLPGWLRAFVDVNPLSHVASAARTLMNDAGGTGVGWSLVATAVLVSVAGPVTLRLYSRQG, encoded by the coding sequence ATGAGCACCCCGATCGACGTCCTGCTCGCCGAGGGCCGCACCCGCCACCACGCCGGTGCGCTCACGGCCTCGGTCACCTTCGGCCGGCGTGGCCTGCTCAAGATCAAGCACGACCCCAAGCAGCTCGTGGACTCGGCCGCGGTACCGATCCTGTTCACGGTGCTGTTCACCTACCTGTTCGGCGGCGCGCTCAGCGGGTCGACCGGCGACTACCTCGAGGTTCTCCTGCCCGGCGTGCTGAGCATGAGCGTCGCCATCGTCACGATGTACGGCGGCGCCCGGCTCGCCCGGGACGTCCGGAGCGGTGCCTTCGACCGCTTCCGCGGCCTGCCGATCTGGCGTGGCGCCTTCGTGCTCGGCGGCCTGCTCAGCGACGCCGCCCGGTACGTGTTCGCCGCCGCCATCGTGGTCGTCCTCGGCCTGGTCATGGGCTACCGCCCGGACGGCGGCGCGCTGGGCGTGCTCGGCGCGGTCGCGCTGGTCGTCGCGTTCGGGCTCGCGCTGTCGCTGGTGTGGGCGGCGGTCGCGCTGGTGGTCCGCGACCCGGCCGTCGTGATCAGCATCGCCAACGCCGTGCTGATCCCGCTTTCGTTCGCCAGCAACATCTTCGTCGAGCCCACGACGTTGCCCGGGTGGCTCCGGGCCTTCGTCGACGTCAACCCGCTCAGTCACGTCGCGAGCGCGGCGCGGACCCTTATGAACGACGCCGGCGGCACCGGCGTCGGGTGGTCCCTCGTCGCGACGGCCGTCCTCGTCTCCGTGGCCGGCCCGGTGACGCTTCGGCTCTACAGCAGGCAGGGCTGA